In Amia ocellicauda isolate fAmiCal2 chromosome 5, fAmiCal2.hap1, whole genome shotgun sequence, a genomic segment contains:
- the LOC136750275 gene encoding transmembrane protein 53, giving the protein MMARSIAVSGITAQKISKCITFYKNDTIAAPAVTQTGPKPLLLLLPWLGSRPRAVDKYCEIYLKTGFDVLVVESEVTHFLWPRWGLDYGAKILDVLQSQQFISRPLLVHSFSIGGFTFAQVMLHISRKSQQYQSLTNRIHGHIYDSLVVGSVERMATGVGKSMFPRLQGPVQGVSLLYFRVFKKYTVDYYNDSINVFWNTPVKAPALFFFCDNDPLSDSEEVEKLTGHWQTQGISVGKKRWKESIHAGHLREHPEDYLTTLHNFVQSLNLFGLKAKL; this is encoded by the exons ATGATGGCCAGATCTATTGCGGTCAGTGGAATCACTGCCCAGAAGATAAGCAAgtgcattacattttacaagaaTGACACAATAGCAGCACCTGCGGTCACACAAACTGGACCCAAACCCCTTCTCCTGCTCCTCCCATGGCTGGGTTCCCGGCCCCGGGCAGTGGACAAGTACTGCGAGATCTACTTGAAGACAGGGTTTGATGTCCTGGTAGTGGAGAGTGAGGTCACACACTTCCTGTGGCCCAGGTGGGGTTTAGACTATGGAGCAAAGATTCTGGATGTGTTGCAGAGCCAACAGTTTATATCCCGTCCGCTGCTTGTTCATAGCTTCTCCATCGGAGGCTTTACTTTTGCCCAGGTGATGTTACATATCTCCAGGAAATCCCAGCAATACCAGAGCTTGACTAATAGGATTCATGGTCATATCTATGACAGCTTAGTGGTGGGCTCAGTGGAGAGAATGGCAACAG GAGTCGGAAAGAGTATGTTTCCTCGCCTTCAGGGACCAGTGCAGGGAGTCAGTCTCCTGTATTTTAGGGTCTTCAAGAAGTATACTGTCGATTACTACAATGACAGCATCAATGTCTTCTGGAACACACCTGTCAAAGCCCCAGCGCTGTTCTTCTTCTGTGACAATGATCCACTCAGTGACAGTGAAGAGGTAGAGAAACTGACTGGGCACTGGCAGACACAGGGCATCAGTGTGGGGAAGAAGCGCTGGAAGGAGTCCATTCATGCTGGCCATCTAAGGGAGCACCCTGAAGACTACCTGACGACACTACATAACTTTGTACAGTCTCTCAACCTTTTTGGTTTAAAAGCAAAATTGTGA